CAGCTTTAAAGAGAATTCGTTCTAACGGAGCTAAAAGATTAAGAAACAGATACCAGTCGAAAACTACAAGAACTTTCATCAAGAGATTGAGACACACGACTGACAAAACTGAAGCTCAAGAGCTTTTGAAAAAAGTTACAGGTATGATTGACAAGTTAGCTAAGCGTAACATCATCCACAAGAACAACGCTTCTAACAAAAAATCTAAGCTAACGAAATACGTTAACAGCCTATAAGATATAAACCTTGCAAATCGCAAGGTTTTATTTTTTTATGCCCACGCCTCTTATGGTTTAAATTTTGCAACGCTTGCTTTCATATCAAATCTTATTAGATGCAAGCTAAATACCTGAGCATACAAGAATGGGCTGAAGCAGACCGCCCAAGAGAAAAGTTGCTTTTAAAAGGCAAGCACAACCTTTCTGACGCCGAGCTTCTAGCTATACTTTTAGGCTCAGGAACCAAGTCGCTAAGCGCAGTTGATCTAGCCAAATCCATTCTAAAAGAAAGCGACAATAATTTGAACTCCCTTGCAAAATTGAACTTCAATGAGCTCATCAAGTTCAAAGGAATCGGATCCGCCAAGGCGATAGCAATTATAAGCGCTTTGGAACTCGGAAAACGTCGTTCTTCGCACTCGCCTATTTCCAGACCAAAGATACAATCTTCAAAAGACGCTTACCAAGTATTGCAAAAGCATCTCATGGACCTGCATCATGAAGAATTTTGGATCCTTTTTCTAAATAGAGCCAATGACATACTCAGCGAGAAGCGCATAAGCTTGGGGGGCATGTCAGGCACTGTGGCCGACCCGAAGATTGTGTTCTATGAAGCTTTGCAACAAAAGGCGCAAGCAATAATCATCGCTCACAATCATCCTTCGGGCAACCCTACTCCTTCGCAAGCCGACTTGGCATTGACGAAAAAACTTGTTGCCGCAGGTAAAATGCTCGACATCCAAATTCTTGATCATATCATATTTTGCGATCATTGCTACAAAAGCTTCGCTGACGAAGGGATTCTATAACATGTTGACTT
The Aureibacter tunicatorum DNA segment above includes these coding regions:
- the rpsT gene encoding 30S ribosomal protein S20, with the protein product MANHKSALKRIRSNGAKRLRNRYQSKTTRTFIKRLRHTTDKTEAQELLKKVTGMIDKLAKRNIIHKNNASNKKSKLTKYVNSL
- the radC gene encoding RadC family protein, which codes for MQAKYLSIQEWAEADRPREKLLLKGKHNLSDAELLAILLGSGTKSLSAVDLAKSILKESDNNLNSLAKLNFNELIKFKGIGSAKAIAIISALELGKRRSSHSPISRPKIQSSKDAYQVLQKHLMDLHHEEFWILFLNRANDILSEKRISLGGMSGTVADPKIVFYEALQQKAQAIIIAHNHPSGNPTPSQADLALTKKLVAAGKMLDIQILDHIIFCDHCYKSFADEGIL